A genomic region of Chelonia mydas isolate rCheMyd1 chromosome 9, rCheMyd1.pri.v2, whole genome shotgun sequence contains the following coding sequences:
- the RNF168 gene encoding E3 ubiquitin-protein ligase RNF168 isoform X2, whose translation MSKKSEAPLSLTDCLCQICMEIFVEPVTLPCNHTLCNSCFQLTVEKASLYCPFCRRRVSSWARYNARKNTLINWELWERIQKNYPEECQRRVNGQDLEEDICISQPLHQLSKPGELRQEYEAEISKKLLLQVKAERRAHEQEESKASEEYIQRLLAEEEEEHRLAEERQREMDEQLKQDEELAWELSINLNKSTSEHMFSTPLLANSHTSGPSPISSCKTKNKSSNSGDIQKYLSPKSPCASVSMSLSKKAEKGRNNSFSMENNSTEEDILMWQEKDREEMPTLSPQTFSTVQDRNVKDSFLESCLTYLNTSPLVGSHPIEWEGLSGANYQVDKITNALRNVTKQERPDTGLPSSSGEVARSAFENDNSTCTENIDFEKCAEISSSLQEVVDSVTSGKLENRDASHNLMEVAANCSVEVKKQNVLQNSKETPKRKSQESPTEAAVDLCLIDKRRKIFLETFEDQEEKVNDLNVQMHIDLEKQLYERRKQEEQDRLLALQLQREINREQKTLNRKKGSPDEYLLRPKASPSLEESPTGRGSHKMASESTSPKSQTEMSHRKLRRSSHNENWQPPSKLQMKSPSVRGGKVLNCVNSCASKDIQSLLTKNKQKTILQMFKRSVSK comes from the exons ATGTCAAAGAAATCTGAGGCTCCGCTTTCCTTGACTGACTGTCTTTGCCAAATCTGCATGGAAATTTTTGTGGAGCCAGTGACCCTGCCATGCAACCACACACTCTGTAACTCTTGTTTCCAGTTGACAGTAGAGAAGGCAAGTCTGTACTGCCCTTTTTGCCGCCGGCGGGTCTCTTCTTGGGCACGATATAATGCCCGCAAAAATACTCTTATCAATTGGGAACTGTGGGAAAGGATTCAAAAGAATTACCCAGAAGAATGCCAGCGCAGAGTTAATGGACAGGATCTGGAAGAGGACA TTTGCATATCCCAACCACTGCATCAGCTAAGCAAGCCTGGGGAACTGAGACAGGAATATGAGGCAGAGATTAGCAAG AAACTTCTCTTACAGGTGAAGGCAGAGAGGCGGGCACATGAACAAGAGGAGAGCAAAGCAAGTGAGGAGTACATTCAAAGGCTATTagcagaggaagaagaagagcACAGGCTGGCAGAAGAAAGGCAAAGAGAGATGGATGAACAGCTTAAACAAGATGAAGAGCTGGCATGGGAGCTGAGTATCAATCTG AACAAGTCTACCAGTGAACACATGTTCAGCACTCCTTTACTTGCAAACAGTCATACGTCTGGCCCATCTCCAATTAGTTCATGCAAGACAAAGAACAAATCAAGCAACTCTGGAGACATCCAAAA gTATCTATCTCCAAAATCACCTTGTGCCTCGGTATCAATGTCGCTCTCTAAAAaagcagagaaaggcaggaaTAACTCCTTTTCTATG GAAAATAATAGCACTGAAGAGGACATCTTAATGTGGCAAGAAAAGGATAGAGAGGAAATGCCAACATTGTCTCCACAAACTTTCTCTACTGTTCAAGACAGAAATGTTAAGGATTCATTTTTAGAATCATGTCTGACTTATTTAAATACCTCTCCTCTAGTGGGGTCTCATCCCATTGAGTGGGAAGGTCTGTCAGGAGCAAACTATCAGGTAGATAAAATTACAAATGCACTTCGCAATGTCACAAAACAGGAAAGGCCTGATACTGGACTTCCTTCTTCCAGTGGAGAGGTAGCCagaagtgcctttgaaaatgatAACTCTACATGTACAGAAAACATAGACTTTGAAAAATGTGCAGAAATTAGCTCTTCTCTTCAGGAAGTGGTTGATTCTGTGACGTCTGGCAAATTAGAGAATAGGGATGCATCCCATAATCTCATGGAAGTGGCTGCAAACTGCTCAGTTGaagtaaagaaacaaaatgtgttACAGAACAGTAAGGAGACTCCAAAAAGAAAATCTCAAGAATCTCCAACTGAAGCAGCAGTTGATTTATGCTTGATTGATAAAAGGAGGAAAATTTTTCTAGAAACTTTTGAAGACCAAGAGGAGAAGGTAAATGATCTTAATGTGCAAATGCATATAGATTTGGAGAAGCAGCTTTATGAGAGGCGTAAGCAAGAGGAGCAAGACAGGCTCCTGGCTCTGCAACTTCAGAGAGAGATAAACAGGGAGCAAAAGACATTAAACCGAAAGAAAGGCTCTCCAGATGAGTACCTTCTGCGTCCTAAAGCATCTCCATCTTTGGAGGAATCTCCAACTGGGAGAGGTAGTCATAAGATGGCAAGTGAGTCGACATCTCCCAAGAGCCAGACTGAAATGAGTCATCGGAAACTGCGAAGAAGCTCCCACAATGAGAACTGGCAGCCTCCCAGCAAGCTCCAGATGAAATCGCCCAGTGTCAGAGGAGGAAAAGTGTTGAACTGTGTCAACAGCTGTGCCTCAAAGGATATCCAATCTCTGTTGACCAAGAATAAGCAAAAGACAATCCTTCAGATGTTTAAGAGGTCTGTTTCAAAGTAA
- the RNF168 gene encoding E3 ubiquitin-protein ligase RNF168 isoform X4, translating to MSKKSEAPLSLTDCLCQICMEIFVEPVTLPCNHTLCNSCFQLTVEKASLYCPFCRRRVSSWARYNARKNTLINWELWERIQKNYPEECQRRVNGQDLEEDICISQPLHQLSKPGELRQEYEAEISKVKAERRAHEQEESKASEEYIQRLLAEEEEEHRLAEERQREMDEQLKQDEELAWELSINLNKSTSEHMFSTPLLANSHTSGPSPISSCKTKNKSSNSGDIQKYLSPKSPCASVSMSLSKKAEKGRNNSFSMENNSTEEDILMWQEKDREEMPTLSPQTFSTVQDRNVKDSFLESCLTYLNTSPLVGSHPIEWEGLSGANYQVDKITNALRNVTKQERPDTGLPSSSGEVARSAFENDNSTCTENIDFEKCAEISSSLQEVVDSVTSGKLENRDASHNLMEVAANCSVEVKKQNVLQNSKETPKRKSQESPTEAAVDLCLIDKRRKIFLETFEDQEEKVNDLNVQMHIDLEKQLYERRKQEEQDRLLALQLQREINREQKTLNRKKGSPDEYLLRPKASPSLEESPTGRGSHKMASESTSPKSQTEMSHRKLRRSSHNENWQPPSKLQMKSPSVRGGKVLNCVNSCASKDIQSLLTKNKQKTILQMFKRSVSK from the exons ATGTCAAAGAAATCTGAGGCTCCGCTTTCCTTGACTGACTGTCTTTGCCAAATCTGCATGGAAATTTTTGTGGAGCCAGTGACCCTGCCATGCAACCACACACTCTGTAACTCTTGTTTCCAGTTGACAGTAGAGAAGGCAAGTCTGTACTGCCCTTTTTGCCGCCGGCGGGTCTCTTCTTGGGCACGATATAATGCCCGCAAAAATACTCTTATCAATTGGGAACTGTGGGAAAGGATTCAAAAGAATTACCCAGAAGAATGCCAGCGCAGAGTTAATGGACAGGATCTGGAAGAGGACA TTTGCATATCCCAACCACTGCATCAGCTAAGCAAGCCTGGGGAACTGAGACAGGAATATGAGGCAGAGATTAGCAAG GTGAAGGCAGAGAGGCGGGCACATGAACAAGAGGAGAGCAAAGCAAGTGAGGAGTACATTCAAAGGCTATTagcagaggaagaagaagagcACAGGCTGGCAGAAGAAAGGCAAAGAGAGATGGATGAACAGCTTAAACAAGATGAAGAGCTGGCATGGGAGCTGAGTATCAATCTG AACAAGTCTACCAGTGAACACATGTTCAGCACTCCTTTACTTGCAAACAGTCATACGTCTGGCCCATCTCCAATTAGTTCATGCAAGACAAAGAACAAATCAAGCAACTCTGGAGACATCCAAAA gTATCTATCTCCAAAATCACCTTGTGCCTCGGTATCAATGTCGCTCTCTAAAAaagcagagaaaggcaggaaTAACTCCTTTTCTATG GAAAATAATAGCACTGAAGAGGACATCTTAATGTGGCAAGAAAAGGATAGAGAGGAAATGCCAACATTGTCTCCACAAACTTTCTCTACTGTTCAAGACAGAAATGTTAAGGATTCATTTTTAGAATCATGTCTGACTTATTTAAATACCTCTCCTCTAGTGGGGTCTCATCCCATTGAGTGGGAAGGTCTGTCAGGAGCAAACTATCAGGTAGATAAAATTACAAATGCACTTCGCAATGTCACAAAACAGGAAAGGCCTGATACTGGACTTCCTTCTTCCAGTGGAGAGGTAGCCagaagtgcctttgaaaatgatAACTCTACATGTACAGAAAACATAGACTTTGAAAAATGTGCAGAAATTAGCTCTTCTCTTCAGGAAGTGGTTGATTCTGTGACGTCTGGCAAATTAGAGAATAGGGATGCATCCCATAATCTCATGGAAGTGGCTGCAAACTGCTCAGTTGaagtaaagaaacaaaatgtgttACAGAACAGTAAGGAGACTCCAAAAAGAAAATCTCAAGAATCTCCAACTGAAGCAGCAGTTGATTTATGCTTGATTGATAAAAGGAGGAAAATTTTTCTAGAAACTTTTGAAGACCAAGAGGAGAAGGTAAATGATCTTAATGTGCAAATGCATATAGATTTGGAGAAGCAGCTTTATGAGAGGCGTAAGCAAGAGGAGCAAGACAGGCTCCTGGCTCTGCAACTTCAGAGAGAGATAAACAGGGAGCAAAAGACATTAAACCGAAAGAAAGGCTCTCCAGATGAGTACCTTCTGCGTCCTAAAGCATCTCCATCTTTGGAGGAATCTCCAACTGGGAGAGGTAGTCATAAGATGGCAAGTGAGTCGACATCTCCCAAGAGCCAGACTGAAATGAGTCATCGGAAACTGCGAAGAAGCTCCCACAATGAGAACTGGCAGCCTCCCAGCAAGCTCCAGATGAAATCGCCCAGTGTCAGAGGAGGAAAAGTGTTGAACTGTGTCAACAGCTGTGCCTCAAAGGATATCCAATCTCTGTTGACCAAGAATAAGCAAAAGACAATCCTTCAGATGTTTAAGAGGTCTGTTTCAAAGTAA
- the RNF168 gene encoding E3 ubiquitin-protein ligase RNF168 isoform X3, producing MSKKSEAPLSLTDCLCQICMEIFVEPVTLPCNHTLCNSCFQLTVEKASLYCPFCRRRVSSWARYNARKNTLINWELWERIQKNYPEECQRRVNGQDLEEDICISQPLHQLSKPGELRQEYEAEISKKVKAERRAHEQEESKASEEYIQRLLAEEEEEHRLAEERQREMDEQLKQDEELAWELSINLNKSTSEHMFSTPLLANSHTSGPSPISSCKTKNKSSNSGDIQKYLSPKSPCASVSMSLSKKAEKGRNNSFSMENNSTEEDILMWQEKDREEMPTLSPQTFSTVQDRNVKDSFLESCLTYLNTSPLVGSHPIEWEGLSGANYQVDKITNALRNVTKQERPDTGLPSSSGEVARSAFENDNSTCTENIDFEKCAEISSSLQEVVDSVTSGKLENRDASHNLMEVAANCSVEVKKQNVLQNSKETPKRKSQESPTEAAVDLCLIDKRRKIFLETFEDQEEKVNDLNVQMHIDLEKQLYERRKQEEQDRLLALQLQREINREQKTLNRKKGSPDEYLLRPKASPSLEESPTGRGSHKMASESTSPKSQTEMSHRKLRRSSHNENWQPPSKLQMKSPSVRGGKVLNCVNSCASKDIQSLLTKNKQKTILQMFKRSVSK from the exons ATGTCAAAGAAATCTGAGGCTCCGCTTTCCTTGACTGACTGTCTTTGCCAAATCTGCATGGAAATTTTTGTGGAGCCAGTGACCCTGCCATGCAACCACACACTCTGTAACTCTTGTTTCCAGTTGACAGTAGAGAAGGCAAGTCTGTACTGCCCTTTTTGCCGCCGGCGGGTCTCTTCTTGGGCACGATATAATGCCCGCAAAAATACTCTTATCAATTGGGAACTGTGGGAAAGGATTCAAAAGAATTACCCAGAAGAATGCCAGCGCAGAGTTAATGGACAGGATCTGGAAGAGGACA TTTGCATATCCCAACCACTGCATCAGCTAAGCAAGCCTGGGGAACTGAGACAGGAATATGAGGCAGAGATTAGCAAG aaa GTGAAGGCAGAGAGGCGGGCACATGAACAAGAGGAGAGCAAAGCAAGTGAGGAGTACATTCAAAGGCTATTagcagaggaagaagaagagcACAGGCTGGCAGAAGAAAGGCAAAGAGAGATGGATGAACAGCTTAAACAAGATGAAGAGCTGGCATGGGAGCTGAGTATCAATCTG AACAAGTCTACCAGTGAACACATGTTCAGCACTCCTTTACTTGCAAACAGTCATACGTCTGGCCCATCTCCAATTAGTTCATGCAAGACAAAGAACAAATCAAGCAACTCTGGAGACATCCAAAA gTATCTATCTCCAAAATCACCTTGTGCCTCGGTATCAATGTCGCTCTCTAAAAaagcagagaaaggcaggaaTAACTCCTTTTCTATG GAAAATAATAGCACTGAAGAGGACATCTTAATGTGGCAAGAAAAGGATAGAGAGGAAATGCCAACATTGTCTCCACAAACTTTCTCTACTGTTCAAGACAGAAATGTTAAGGATTCATTTTTAGAATCATGTCTGACTTATTTAAATACCTCTCCTCTAGTGGGGTCTCATCCCATTGAGTGGGAAGGTCTGTCAGGAGCAAACTATCAGGTAGATAAAATTACAAATGCACTTCGCAATGTCACAAAACAGGAAAGGCCTGATACTGGACTTCCTTCTTCCAGTGGAGAGGTAGCCagaagtgcctttgaaaatgatAACTCTACATGTACAGAAAACATAGACTTTGAAAAATGTGCAGAAATTAGCTCTTCTCTTCAGGAAGTGGTTGATTCTGTGACGTCTGGCAAATTAGAGAATAGGGATGCATCCCATAATCTCATGGAAGTGGCTGCAAACTGCTCAGTTGaagtaaagaaacaaaatgtgttACAGAACAGTAAGGAGACTCCAAAAAGAAAATCTCAAGAATCTCCAACTGAAGCAGCAGTTGATTTATGCTTGATTGATAAAAGGAGGAAAATTTTTCTAGAAACTTTTGAAGACCAAGAGGAGAAGGTAAATGATCTTAATGTGCAAATGCATATAGATTTGGAGAAGCAGCTTTATGAGAGGCGTAAGCAAGAGGAGCAAGACAGGCTCCTGGCTCTGCAACTTCAGAGAGAGATAAACAGGGAGCAAAAGACATTAAACCGAAAGAAAGGCTCTCCAGATGAGTACCTTCTGCGTCCTAAAGCATCTCCATCTTTGGAGGAATCTCCAACTGGGAGAGGTAGTCATAAGATGGCAAGTGAGTCGACATCTCCCAAGAGCCAGACTGAAATGAGTCATCGGAAACTGCGAAGAAGCTCCCACAATGAGAACTGGCAGCCTCCCAGCAAGCTCCAGATGAAATCGCCCAGTGTCAGAGGAGGAAAAGTGTTGAACTGTGTCAACAGCTGTGCCTCAAAGGATATCCAATCTCTGTTGACCAAGAATAAGCAAAAGACAATCCTTCAGATGTTTAAGAGGTCTGTTTCAAAGTAA
- the RNF168 gene encoding E3 ubiquitin-protein ligase RNF168 isoform X1, with product MSKKSEAPLSLTDCLCQICMEIFVEPVTLPCNHTLCNSCFQLTVEKASLYCPFCRRRVSSWARYNARKNTLINWELWERIQKNYPEECQRRVNGQDLEEDICISQPLHQLSKPGELRQEYEAEISKKKLLLQVKAERRAHEQEESKASEEYIQRLLAEEEEEHRLAEERQREMDEQLKQDEELAWELSINLNKSTSEHMFSTPLLANSHTSGPSPISSCKTKNKSSNSGDIQKYLSPKSPCASVSMSLSKKAEKGRNNSFSMENNSTEEDILMWQEKDREEMPTLSPQTFSTVQDRNVKDSFLESCLTYLNTSPLVGSHPIEWEGLSGANYQVDKITNALRNVTKQERPDTGLPSSSGEVARSAFENDNSTCTENIDFEKCAEISSSLQEVVDSVTSGKLENRDASHNLMEVAANCSVEVKKQNVLQNSKETPKRKSQESPTEAAVDLCLIDKRRKIFLETFEDQEEKVNDLNVQMHIDLEKQLYERRKQEEQDRLLALQLQREINREQKTLNRKKGSPDEYLLRPKASPSLEESPTGRGSHKMASESTSPKSQTEMSHRKLRRSSHNENWQPPSKLQMKSPSVRGGKVLNCVNSCASKDIQSLLTKNKQKTILQMFKRSVSK from the exons ATGTCAAAGAAATCTGAGGCTCCGCTTTCCTTGACTGACTGTCTTTGCCAAATCTGCATGGAAATTTTTGTGGAGCCAGTGACCCTGCCATGCAACCACACACTCTGTAACTCTTGTTTCCAGTTGACAGTAGAGAAGGCAAGTCTGTACTGCCCTTTTTGCCGCCGGCGGGTCTCTTCTTGGGCACGATATAATGCCCGCAAAAATACTCTTATCAATTGGGAACTGTGGGAAAGGATTCAAAAGAATTACCCAGAAGAATGCCAGCGCAGAGTTAATGGACAGGATCTGGAAGAGGACA TTTGCATATCCCAACCACTGCATCAGCTAAGCAAGCCTGGGGAACTGAGACAGGAATATGAGGCAGAGATTAGCAAG aaa AAACTTCTCTTACAGGTGAAGGCAGAGAGGCGGGCACATGAACAAGAGGAGAGCAAAGCAAGTGAGGAGTACATTCAAAGGCTATTagcagaggaagaagaagagcACAGGCTGGCAGAAGAAAGGCAAAGAGAGATGGATGAACAGCTTAAACAAGATGAAGAGCTGGCATGGGAGCTGAGTATCAATCTG AACAAGTCTACCAGTGAACACATGTTCAGCACTCCTTTACTTGCAAACAGTCATACGTCTGGCCCATCTCCAATTAGTTCATGCAAGACAAAGAACAAATCAAGCAACTCTGGAGACATCCAAAA gTATCTATCTCCAAAATCACCTTGTGCCTCGGTATCAATGTCGCTCTCTAAAAaagcagagaaaggcaggaaTAACTCCTTTTCTATG GAAAATAATAGCACTGAAGAGGACATCTTAATGTGGCAAGAAAAGGATAGAGAGGAAATGCCAACATTGTCTCCACAAACTTTCTCTACTGTTCAAGACAGAAATGTTAAGGATTCATTTTTAGAATCATGTCTGACTTATTTAAATACCTCTCCTCTAGTGGGGTCTCATCCCATTGAGTGGGAAGGTCTGTCAGGAGCAAACTATCAGGTAGATAAAATTACAAATGCACTTCGCAATGTCACAAAACAGGAAAGGCCTGATACTGGACTTCCTTCTTCCAGTGGAGAGGTAGCCagaagtgcctttgaaaatgatAACTCTACATGTACAGAAAACATAGACTTTGAAAAATGTGCAGAAATTAGCTCTTCTCTTCAGGAAGTGGTTGATTCTGTGACGTCTGGCAAATTAGAGAATAGGGATGCATCCCATAATCTCATGGAAGTGGCTGCAAACTGCTCAGTTGaagtaaagaaacaaaatgtgttACAGAACAGTAAGGAGACTCCAAAAAGAAAATCTCAAGAATCTCCAACTGAAGCAGCAGTTGATTTATGCTTGATTGATAAAAGGAGGAAAATTTTTCTAGAAACTTTTGAAGACCAAGAGGAGAAGGTAAATGATCTTAATGTGCAAATGCATATAGATTTGGAGAAGCAGCTTTATGAGAGGCGTAAGCAAGAGGAGCAAGACAGGCTCCTGGCTCTGCAACTTCAGAGAGAGATAAACAGGGAGCAAAAGACATTAAACCGAAAGAAAGGCTCTCCAGATGAGTACCTTCTGCGTCCTAAAGCATCTCCATCTTTGGAGGAATCTCCAACTGGGAGAGGTAGTCATAAGATGGCAAGTGAGTCGACATCTCCCAAGAGCCAGACTGAAATGAGTCATCGGAAACTGCGAAGAAGCTCCCACAATGAGAACTGGCAGCCTCCCAGCAAGCTCCAGATGAAATCGCCCAGTGTCAGAGGAGGAAAAGTGTTGAACTGTGTCAACAGCTGTGCCTCAAAGGATATCCAATCTCTGTTGACCAAGAATAAGCAAAAGACAATCCTTCAGATGTTTAAGAGGTCTGTTTCAAAGTAA